A stretch of the Pelmatolapia mariae isolate MD_Pm_ZW linkage group LG23, Pm_UMD_F_2, whole genome shotgun sequence genome encodes the following:
- the LOC134621062 gene encoding dedicator of cytokinesis protein 9-like isoform X1 has translation MGCTTSVVLLEVLRSILERNCGYIKGEVELVVLEEQVEISSLRGSQLWIPTSTLVKPKIIEPLDYENVLLQRKTEIISDVLRDMLQFPTDDFQISTLQRQGRTLFSTVPETAEKEAHSLFVQECIKTYKSDWHVVNYKYEEYSGDFCQLPNKVLRPEKLVAHVFEVDEDVEKDEDTASLRSQKGGVSKHGWLFKGNVNGAITVTMRSFKRRYFHLAQLGDGSYNLNFYKDENTSKDPKGTIFLDSCMGVVQNSKVRRFAFELKMQDKSTFLLAADSEAEMEEWITTLNKILHSSFEQAMQEKKNGDLNDADEEHGKTELSTGDFQETFQTARDIESKMRSEARLKLFTLDPDTQKLDFSAIEPNVQQFEEKFGKRVLVSCHDLLFNLQGCVAENEERPTTNVEPFYVILSLFDVQNNRKISANFHVDLNHPLVRQMTSGHGSGPNQQISGSSNDSVLEHRLASGLPEGAVRYPKQGIFSVTCPHPEIFLVARIEKVLQGGIAHCTEPYMKSSDSAKMAQKVLKNARTACGRLGQYRMPFGWAARPVFKDASGTLDKSARFSALYRQDSSKLSDEDMFKLLTDFRKPEKMAKLPVLLGNLDVTIDSVPPDLTNCVTSSYIPVGNFEGNGQSSALLEVEEFVPCIAKCSQPFTIYKNHLYVYPKHLKYDGQKCFAKARNIAVCTEFKDSDEDEAQPLKCIYGCPGGPLFTKQAYAAVLHHQQNPEFYDEIKIELPTQLHEKHHLLFTFYHVSCDSNSKKKDVVETPVGQVWLPLLKDGRVITNEQQLPVAANLPAGYLSSQDGVNKHSGLEIKWVDGGKPLFKVSTHLVSTVNTQDQHLHNFFHHCESMEMSEQASEGELVKYLKSLHAMEGHVMVNFLPTILNQLFCVLTRTTHEDVAVNVTRVMVHVVAQCHEEGLEHYLRSYVKFVLKPEPYSFTNVKTVHEELAKAMTAILKPSTDFLTSNKLLKHSWYFFEGLVKSMAHYLIEHGKVKVSRNQRFSASYYHAVETLVNMLMPHITQKYKDNLDAARNANHSLAVFIKRCFTFMNRGFVFKQINNYMNCFVPGDPKTLYEFKFEFLREVCNHEHYVPLNLPMPFWKGRIQRFQDLQLDYLLTDDFCRNHFLVGLLLREVSGALQESREIRQIAIQVLKGLMIKHTFDDRYASKSQQARLATLYLPLFGLLQENVYRLDIKESLPLDNRNVNNPREDSPVQTSMVTPQKPGSCIENALHKDVFGVISGTASPQSSSTNASSVHHADSRGSLVSTDSGNSLLDKSSDRTNSLEKNPCASALGSTVLRSDKLDQDEIKNLLMCFLHILKNMSEEALFAYWSKGASSELMDFFTLIEVCLYQFRYMGKRFIARIHEGAGPIGPDRKSLTLPVSRNRAGILHARLQQLGSLENAHTFNNTYSHTEADVSSQCLLEASVSTEVCLTVLDTLSTFIMGFKTQLNSDLGHNPLMKKVFQVHLCFLQIPQSEAALKQVFTSLRTFIYKFPCTFFDGRADMCASLCYETLKCCNSKLSSIRSDAAHLLYFLMKSNFDYTGRKSFVRTHLQVVIAVSKLIADVIGIGGMRFQQSLSIINNYANSDKTIKHTAFPSDVKDLTKRIRTVLMATEQMKEHENDPEMLVDLQYSLAKSYTSTPELRKTWLDSMARIHNKNGDLSEAAMCYVHVAALVAEYLWRKGMFRQGCSAFRVITPNIDEEAAMMEDVGMQDVHFSEEVLMELLEECADGLWKAERYELIADVYRLIIPIYEQRRDFEKLAHLYDTLHRAYTKVMEVMHSGKRLLGTYFRVAFFGQGFFEDEDGKEYIYKEPKFTPLSEISQRLLKLYSDKFGQENVKIIQDSGKVNPKDLDSKYAYIQVTHVTPYLDEKELEDRRTDFEKSHNIWRFVFETPFTMSGKKQGGVEEQCKRRTVLTTTHCFPYVKKRIAVMYQHQTDLSPIEVAIDEMSAKVNELRQLCSASEVDMIRLQLKLQGSISVQVNAGPLAYARAFLDSSSAKKYPDNKVKQLKEVFRQFVDACGQALGVNERLIKEDQQEYHDEMKANYRNLTRGLSNIMHEQINPVDDGPRSNLSASMGIFNTITGTPTSASLQYMARPPYSDRDV, from the exons TAAGGTATTGAGACCTGAAAAACTGGTGGCTCATGTGTTTGAGGTGGATGAAGATGTGGAAAAAGATGAG GACACAGCCTCTCTGAGATCTCAGAAAGGAGGAGTGTCTAAGCATGGCTGGCTTTTTAAAGGCAACGTCAACGGTGCAATCACTGTTACAATGCGG TCCTTCAAGAGGAGGTACTTCCATCTGGCTCAGCTGGGGGATGGGTCTTACAACCTCAACTTCTACAAGGATGAGAACACCTCCAAAGATCCCAAAGGAACCATCTTCCTTGACTCATGCATGGGAGTTGTTCAG AACAGTAAAGTGCGTCGATTTGCCTTTGAGTTGAAGATGCAGGATAAGAGCACATTTCTGCTGGCTGCAGACAGTGAAGCAGAGATGGAGGAGTGGATCACTACTCTCAACAAGATTCTCCACAGCAGCTTTGAACAGGCcatgcaggagaaaaaaaatggcgATCTGAATGATG CAGATGAGGAACATGGAAAAACAGAACTTTCCACTGGAGATTTTCAAGAAACCTTTCAG acTGCCAGAGATATTGAATCTAAGATGAGAAGTGAAGCTCGCCTCAAGCTGTTCACTCTGGACCCTGACACTCAG AAACTAGACTTTTCTGCCATTGAGCCTAATGTGCAACAGTTTGAAGAGAAGTTTGGGAAAAGAGTCCTGGTCAGCTGTCATGACCTGTTGTTTAACCTGCAGGGCTGTGTTGCTGAGAATGAAGAAAGGCCAACAACTAAT GTGGAGCCGTTCTATGTGATCCTGTCCCTCTTTGACGTCCAGAACAACAGAAAGATCTCGGCCAACTTCCATGTGGATCTCAACCACCCTTTGGTTCGACAGATGACATCCGGTCATGGTAGTGGACCCAACCAGCAAATCAGTGGCAGCAGTAATGATAGTGTTTTGGAACACAGGTTAGCTAGTGGGCTCCCAGAGGGGGCTGTCCGGTATCCCAAACAGGGTATATTCTCAGTCACCTGCCCCCATCCAGAAATCTTCCTAGTGGCCAGGATTGAGAAGGTCCTACAGGGAGGGATCGCCCATTGCACTGAACCCTACATGAAGAGCTCCGACTCTGCTAAG ATGGCTCAAAAGGTGCTAAAGAATGCCAGGACAGCTTGCGGCCGACTGGGGCAGTACAGGATGCCATTTGGCTGGGCTGCAAG GCCTGTGTTTAAAGATGCATCAGGCACTTTAGACAAAAGTGCACGATTCTCAGCTCTTTACAGACAGGACAGCAGCAAGCTGTCAGATGAGGACATGTTCAAACTGCTTACCGACTTCAGAAA ACCAGAGAAAATGGCTAAGCTCCCTGTGCTCTTAGGGAACTTGGATGTAACAATTGACAGTGTGCCCCCAGATCTAACCA ATTGTGTCACTTCCTCCTACATCCCTGTGGGGAACTTTGAAGGAAACGGGCAAAGCAGTGCTCTTCTGGAGGTGGAGGAGTTTGTGCCCTGTATTGCTAAGTGTTCCCAACCATTCACCATCTATAAAAACCACCTTTATGTCTATCCAAAACACCTCAAGTACGATGGGCAGAAATGCTTTGCTAAG GCAAGAAATATTGCTGTTTGCACTGAATTTAAGGATTCTGATGAGGATGAAGCCCAGCCACTGAAG TGCATCTATGGCTGTCCTGGAGGGCCTCTATTTACTAAGCAGGCATATGCAGCAGTCCTCCACCATCAGCAGAACCCTGAGTTTTATGACGAG ATAAAGATAGAGCTGCCTACTCAACTGCATGAGAAGCATCACCTTCTCTTCACCTTCTATCATGTGAGCTGTGACAGCAACAGCAAGAAGAAAGATGTGGTGGAAACTCCAG TTGGCCAAGTATGGCTGCCTCTACTAAAGGATGGCAGAGTTATCACGAATGAACAACAACTTCCTGTGGCTGCCAATCTACCTGCTGGGTACCTCAGCTCCCAGGATGGTGTGAACAAG CACTCTGGGTTGGAGATCAAATGGGTGGATGGAGGAAAACCCCTTTTCAAAGTCTCAACTCATCTTGTATCCACAGTTAACACTCAG GATCAGCACTTGCATAACTTCTTTCACCACTGCGAAAGCATGGAGATGTCAGAACAAGCTTCGGAGGGAGAGCTTGTTAAATACCTGAAG AGTCTCCATGCAATGGAAGGTCACGTGATGGTAAACTTTCTGCCCACCATTCTCAACCAGCTATTCTGTGTCCTGACCAGAACCACACATGAGGATGTGGCTGTAAATGTGACCAG GGTGATGGTTCATGTGGTAGCACAGTGCCATGAAGAGGGACTTGAGCATTACCTCAGATCGTATGTCAAG TTTGTGTTGAAGCCAGAACCCTATTCTTTCACCAATGTAAAAACTGTTCATGAGGAGCTGGCAAAAGCCATGACAGCCATTCTCAAACCATCAACAGACTTCCTGACTAGCAACAAGCTTCTAAAG CACTCCTGGTACTTCTTTGAAGGTCTGGTGAAATCCATGGCTCATTATCTGATAGAGCACGGGAAGGTTAAG GTCTCCAGGAACCAGCGCTTTTCTGCATCCTACTACCATGCAGTAGAGACTCTGGTCAATATGCTCATGCCACACATCACCCAGAAATATAAGGACAATCTCGATGCAGCTCGCAATGCCAACCACAGCCTGGCAGTTTTCATTAAG CGCTGCTTCACCTTCATGAACAGAGGCTTTGTATTTAAGCAGATCAACAACTACATGAACTGCTTTGTTCCTGGAGACCCCAAG ACCTTATATGAATTCAAGTTTGAGTTCCTGCGGGAGGTCTGCAACCACGAGCACTATGTACCTTTAAATCTGCCCATGCCTTTTTGGAAAGGGAGAATACAGAGGTTCCAGG ATCTCCAGCTGGACTACTTGCTGACTGATGACTTCTGTCGAAACCACTTCCTGGTGGGACTGCTGCTCAGGGAGGTGAGTGGTGCACTTCAGGAGTCCAGAGAGATTCGTCAGATTGCCATCCAGGTGCTCAAGGGACTGATGATCAAACACACGTTTGATGACCGCTATGCTTCCAAA AGCCAGCAGGCCAGACTTGCAACTCTCTACCTCCCTCTGTTTGGCCTGCTTCAGGAAAATGTTTATAGGCTTGACATCAAAGAGTCGTTGCCTCTCGACAATCGTAATGTAAAT AACCCACGAGAGGACTCTCCGGTACAGACCTCTATGGTGACTCCTCAGAAACCTGGCAGCTGCATAGAGAATGCTCTCCACAAAGATGTGTTTGGGGTCATCTCTGGAACAG CCTCTCCTCAAAGTTCCAGTACCAATGCCAGCTCAGTTCACCATGCAGACTCCAGAGGCTCTCTGGTCTCTACcgactctgggaacagcctgcTGGACAAGAGCAGTGACAGGACCAATTCTCTGGAAAAG AATCCGTGTGCATCAGCCCTGGGCAGCACTGTGCTGCGCTCTGACAAACTGGACCAGGATGAGATCAAAAACCTACTTATGTGTTTTCTGCATATCCTCAAGAACATGTCAGAGG AGGCTCTATTTGCTTACTGGAGCAAAGGTGCTTCCTCAGAGCTAATGGACTTCTTCACACTGATAGA agTCTGCCTTTATCAGTTCAGATACATGGGGAAGAGATTCATCGCCAG GATCCATGAGGGGGCGGGGCCTATAGGTCCTGACAGGAAATCACTGACTCTCCCTGTGTCTCGTAACAGAGCTGGGATCCTCCACGCCCGTCTGCAGCAGCTGGGATCTCTGGAGAATGCTCACACCTTTAACAACA CGTACTCCCATACGGAAGCAGATGTGAGCAGCCAGTGCCTTCTAGAGGCCAGCGTGTCTACAGAGGTCTGTCTCACTGTGCTGGACACACTCAGCACTTTCATCATGGGGTTCAAG ACCCAGCTGAATTCAGATCTCGGTCACAATCCCCTGATGAAGAAGGTTTTCCAGGTGCACTTGTGTTTTCTGCAGATACCTCAGTCTGAGGCCGCCCTCAAACAGGTCTTCACCTCACTCAGGACTTTCATTTACAAG TTCCCTTGCACCTTCTTTGATGGCCGGGCCGACATGTGTGCCTCTCTCTGCTACGAAACTCTCAAGTGCTGTAACTCCAAGCTGAGCTCCATCCGTAGCGATGCTGCCCACCTTCTCTACTTTCTTATGAAAAGCAATTTCGACTACACAGGTCGCAAATCCTTTGTACGAACACATCTGCAG GTGGTAATTGCTGTCAGTAAGCTGATTGCTGACGTCATCGGCATAGGGGGTATGCGCTTCCAGCAGTCTCTCTCCATCATCAACAACTATGCCAACAGTGACAAGACCATCAAG CACACGGCGTTTCCTTCAGATGTGAAGGACCTAACAAAACGCATCAGGACAGTGTTGATGGCCACAGAGCAAATGAAGGAGCACGAAAATGACCCGGAAATGCTGGTAGATCTCCAATACAGCTTAGCCAAGTCCTACACCAGCACCCCTGAGCTCCGTAAAACCTGGTTGGACAGTATGGCTCGCATCCACAACAAAAATGGGGATCTTTCAGAG GCAGCTATGTGTTACGTGCATGTTGCCGCTCTGGTGGCTGAGTATCTCTGGAGAAAAG GCATGTTCAGGCAGGGCTGCTCAGCTTTCCGTGTCATCACTCCGAACATTGACGAGGAAGCAGCCATGATGGAGGATGTTGGGATGCAGGATGTTCACTTCAGTGAG GAGGTGCTGATGGAGCTTTTGGAGGAGTGTGCTGATGGCCTCTGGAAGGCAGAGCGTTATGAGCTCATTGCTGATGTCTATAGGCTCATCATTCCCATTTATGAACAGCGCAGAGACTTTGAG AAACTGGCACACCTGTATGATACACTCCACCGTGCCTATACTAAAGTGATGGAAGTAATGCATTCTGGCAAGAGACTGCTTGGCACATACTTCAGAGTGGCCTTTTTTGGACAG GGGTTCTTTGAGGATGAGGATGGAAAAGAATACATCTACAAGGAGCCAAAGTTCACTCCACTGTCTGAAATTTCCCAGAGGCTCCTGAAGCTATACTCTGACAAATTTGGCCAAGAAAATGTCAAGATTATTCAGGACTCTGGCAAG GTGAATCCGAAAGATCTGGACTCAAAGTACGCCTATATCCAGGTAACTCACGTCACGCCCTACCTCGACGAAAAGGagctggaggacaggaggacaGACTTTGAGAAGAGTCACAACATCTGGCGCTTTGTGTTTGAAACACCATTCACAATGTCGGGCAAAAAGCAGGGCGGGGTGGAAGAGCAATGTAAACGGCGGACTGTTCTCACCA CCACCCACTGTTTCCCATACGTAAAGAAGCGTATAGCAGTCATGTACCAACACCAAACTGACCTGAGCCCCATAGAAGTGGCCATAGATGAGATGAGTGCCAAGGTGAATGAGTTGCGACAGCTGTGCTCGGCCTCTGAAGTGGACATGATACGCCTGCAGCTCAAACTCCAAGGCAGCATCAGTGTTCAG GTAAATGCTGGTCCTCTTGCTTATGCCAGAGCCTTCCTAGACAGCAGCAGTGCCAAGAAATATCCAGACAACAAAGTCAAACAGCTCAAAGAGGTCTTCAG GCAGTTTGTGGACGCCTGCGGTCAGGCGCTTGGCGTTAATGAGCGGCTGATTAAAGAAGACCAGCAAGAGTATCATGATGAGATGAAGGCCAACTACAGGAATCTGACGAGGGGGCTGTCGAACATCATGCACGAACAG ATAAACCCAGTGGATGATGGTCCAAGGAGCAATCTGTCTGCTTCTATGGGCATCTTCAACACCATCACTGGCacaccaaccagtgccagcctACAGTACATGGCTCGACCACCATATTCTGACAGAGATGTTTGA